The window TTCtgattcaccatcattatcatcatcatcatcatcctcgtcgtcgtcgtcagaTGATCATCACTCAAAACGTCataagaaaaagagaaaaaaggaACATAGTAAAAAGCATAGAAAACATCATACATCGAAAAAGAGATAATCGataggaaacaaaaaattcaaaaattctaTATTGCCATTTATCGTTTGCGGTATACCGTTGAATGTGAGGAATTTCCAAATTAGCACTTGAACAACGATTAATATAATcttaatatttattattgattaatgcAGATATAGATCTCTTGTTCTGATTTTCCATCACTGTaaataaagtaaaaaattccattactgaataaaattgattgattggacattcaaattgcaaaaaaaaataaatcatgatTTTCTAAAATTCCGAACAAAACACCTATTCAACAATAGATGGCAgcatcattgaaaacaataagGTGACGTGTAGCAGATTACCACAAAATTCTTCGGCATATTTTCTTGTCTCGTTGTCGGCTTTTTCTccttatcaacaacaacaacaacaacaattagcAATAACgaatactttttttctataatttGTAACGAAAATCATCTGATATATAATGGAAGAATATGTCGAATCGATGGAAGATCGTGATGgtattcgattcaattggaATCGTTGGCCACAAACTAGAGTGGAAGCTGCTAAAGTGGTACTTCCATTGGGCTGTTTATTTACACCATTGAAAGAAACTCGTCGTGATGCTGCACCATCATCGCTCCAATATGAACCGGTTGTTTGTGCTCGGCCAAATTGTCGATCCATTTTGAATCCATATTGTCAGGTATGTCTTGTACAATTTTGTAATTTAATATATAAAGAAGTAATTGGagtaataaaataatttatttattatcaaagGTCGATTATCGAGCTAAAATTTGGGTTTGTCCTTTCTGTTTGAATCGGAATTCGTTTCcaaaccattatcatcaaattactGAAACATATAAACCTGCTGAATTGGGTCATTCTACTGTGGATTATACGATTTTACGAGCACCAATTAGTACACCgccaatttttctttatgtcATTGATACTTGTATCGAGGAAGAAGAATTGAATGCATTGAAAAGTTCCATTcttaattcattgaaattattgcCACCTAATGCATTAATATGTTTGATTACATTCGGTCGAATCATTAGCTTATGGGAAATCAATACAAATTTACGGTCTTTTGTATTTAAAGGAAGCAAAGATTATACAGCCAAACAATTGCAAGAATGGTTGTGCATACGAAATGCCGTACAACAAGTCCAACAACCAATGCCGCAACATCCAAATTCACCAATGAATGTCAACAAAACCAATATGGCGCATAAATTTCTTCAGCCAATTTCACAAGCAGATTTCATTCTTACCGATATTATCAATCAGATTACTCGTGATTCTTGGCCAACTCCTCAAGCTAAACGTCCTCTTCGTGCTACTGGAGCTGCATTATCGATTGCTATCAGTCTATTAGAGATAACTTATCCAAATTGTGGTGCTCGCATAATGATGTTCATCGGTGGACCTTGTACCACTGGTCCGGGaatgattatcgatgatgatctaaaAAACACGATTCGTTCACATCATGATATCGAAAAAGATAATTGTAAATACATGAAAAAAGCTATGAAACATTATCAAGCGTTGGCTCAACGGGCAGCCGTAAATGGTCATACAATCGATATTTATTCTTGTGCTCTCGATCAAACTGGATtacatgaaatgaaatattgtGTCAATTCCACTGGTGGTCTAATGATTATGGgcgattcatttgattcgaatttgtTTAAATTGTCATTCACACGAGTGTTTGCAAAAGATAAAGAAGATCGTTTAAAAATGGCTTTCAATGCTGTGGTCGAAATAAAGACTTCTCGGGAGCTAAAAGTTTCCGGCTGTATTGGATCATGTGTATCGATGAATGTTCGTAATCAATATGTTTCGGATACAGAAATCGGCATTGGAAACACTGCACAATGGAAATTTTGTTCGTTGACTTCAAGTTCGACAacttcattttattttgacatTGTACAAACGCAAACGaccaatcaacaacaatacggatttattcaatttgtcaCTCAATATCAAGGAATCGATGGTTATCGCCATGTACGTGTAACAACAATTGGACGTGAATTCAGTACGACTGATTTTGCATTTGATCAAGAAAGTGCATGTGTTTTATTGGCTCGTTTAGCATGTCATCGGGCCCAAACCGAAGCTAATGGACCAGATGTACTTCGTTGGCTTGATAGAAATCTGATTCGTCTTTGTCAACGTTTTGGTGAATATAACAAAGAATCACCCGAAAGTTTTCGATTAGGTCCATTATTTAGCATGTTTCCACAATTTATATTTCACCTACGTAGATCACAATTTATACAGGTTTTCAATAACTCTCCCGATGAAACATCATTTTATCGTCATTCATTATTCCGCGAAGATGCCTACAATTCTTTGGTAATGATACAACCGACATTACTtgcatattcattcaatgagcCTACACAACCAGTGATGTTGGATACTTCGAGTATCCATCCTGAACGAATTTTAATGATGGATACATTCTTCCATATTGTTATATTTCATGGTGAAACTATTGCTGCTTGGCGTAAAGCAAActaccatcaacaacaaggatATGAAGCATTCGCTCAATTACTTGGTGCACCGGTTAAAGATGCTCAAGATTTAATGTTGAATCGATTCCCATTGCCTCGATACATTGTTTGTGATCAAGGATCATCGCAGGCACGTTTCTTGTTATCTAAAGTGAATCCATCACTTACCCATAATTCAACAGCTGGTTTCTATGGTGATCGTGCACAAGCACCAGTTTTGACCGATGAtgtttcattcgaattattCATGGAACATCTTAAAAAATTGGTCGTTTCATCGGCTTcaaattaatgtttttttatggcaattattctgaaaaaaatgatgattattgtgtttgattggaaatgaatgatgatgaagtaaatgtttttttaagatgataataatttttttattttattaaattataaaattttcattaattagtAGTAATAGagtttgtgtgtttgcaacaagtggaaaaaaagataaaagtTTAACAGATGGCAGCACTTtcataaatttaaattagaTACACCAAATCAAATAGGCTTTGTttagtaaaatttttttttagtttataaaataaataaaattcaaattacaatatttttgacgataataatagtaaaatAGGAAAAATGCAACATTCAAATTCGGTAtgttgtatgtgtatgtgtatgtgtattatGGATGGATCGAATGTGgtgtttgaaaaataaaatgatgatgaatgaaaatgcaaaaattgagaaaatgaaaaaaaaaaacataatcaacaaatgaaatataataaattgtttaaaCTTTTAAATAGgcgtcatgatgatgatgatgatgatgatgatcaccattAATAGGTAGTAGATTTGTATTGTGCTGTGTAGATTTTTCTGTATTcgatgaaattatcatcataccaccaccaccactaccaccatcatttgaattattagATTCTAAAATATCCATAGATAATGGCGATGACAATGAAAGTTGTTGTGGTAACCATaatgtatttttatttgtttctttaTCTAATGTTTTATATAAacatgatgacgatgatgatgattccgaagatttattcaaaaagTTAAAACAATGagattttttgaataaaaagtaatcaacaacaatcacctgtaaacaaacaaaaacaatgaaattgaatttcaatcacGAGCAgtaacaacatttttttaccTCTAAAAATATagccaaaataaaatgtgcCAATGCAAGAAGTAGCATAGTGATTCTAAATTCCAGGGTAACATGTTTCATGAAGAGttcgaaaaaatttgctATAAATACCGGTGGATAGACAACCAAGATAGCAGTCAATATTGTCATTACAATGAGCGAAAGAAGAAACAGTTCTAAAAtgatataaaaaattatattaaattaaattatgatTCATAATTTATGGATATTGAATAATTACGATTCGTATATAAAGGCTGTCTGTATGGTTTGCCTTTGGAGAAAACAATGGCCAATgtaatatattgaaaaacgGATGAAGCGAATAATGCATAATTATCATGACTggctaaatcatcatcatcagcattggCTACATGTGGCTGATACCAAGGTTGTTCTTTCACGATCATTATCGATAGCACTTGCATGATGGTGACTAAAATAATTTGCAATACAATGGAAGCCAATGGTGTTAATCCAATCAACGATGAAGGCGGTGGATTACGATCCAATCGATCAAATGCTCTATTACGACCAACTGTTGCgttttgaaataataattcatataAGAATATAGAGTATACTCATATAAATTTCGAATATTGGATACTTACACAACATGACGAAAAGAGTGATCAAAAATAGATCGATGTAAAGGAATTCCTTGTCggttaaatttgaataaaactgaaatgcaaaaaaaaacaatcgattaatgAATCATGAGAATTTATGAGAATTGTAACTAACCGTATAAAGAATTATCACAGAAATGAATTGAGTGAGACTGTAACAAGCCATATATTTGAGAATGCCAAAAGCAGTAACAATTGAGGCTCGACCTTCTCTTATCAAAGTTGGAATACAGGAAATGTTTGGCCTTTTCGATGTGAATGGTGATGCAACTGAAGCTTCAGTTTCTGATAATGATACACCGGCATGAGctattttgtttgtgaatgaattcaaagattaataattgaaaaaattgtagaatagaggttttttttgccacaAATACCTGCTTTGAGGGCGCCACAATCATTGGCGCCATCTCCACACATTCCAACGTAATAGCCAATTTCTTGAAGCAATTCAATCAAGTATTGCTTTTGTTCAGGTGACATACGAGCAAACACAGTACCTCGAACGGCAACTCTTTTCAATATGTCAGGATAATGTTCACGTAAAACATGAAATGTTTTACCACTAACAGCAACGTGTGTTTTATCACGTTCATccattgatgacaatttatatttaataGAATCAGAAATATGGGCAGCATTGGCAAATTTCCAATAAAGTTTCGGTACATCAGCGGTAACCGTTTCTGGATCAATTTCCAAAAGTATAACTTTATGCCATGGTTGTATCATGGAACATTCACGTGCAACGCTCAATGCTGTTAACATATTGTCGCCAGTAACCATAACAGTTCTGATGTTTGCCATAATCAATGTTTCAATAACTTCAGTGGTCTCTGGTTTCAACATATTTCCCATGACTAGCAAACCAAGAAATGTTAGGTTTTTTTCCAGATCTTCGCGAGCTGCTCGTTGAATTTTatgataattcaatgatgtaAGAGGTCTATAAGCAAGTCCAAGAACCCGATATCCTTTTTCTGTATATTCTTGAAGCGTACTCGTATAATCAGAAGGCAGTGAAGTAGGATCACACAACGAAACAATCATTTCTGGTGAGCCTTTTGCATGCAATTCAAATTGTGTTCCATTGATTTGTCGTACAACCACACTCATTCGTTGAAGACTTGATGAGAATGGAAATTGTCGAATAATACCGACTTCTTTGTTTTCATAATCGGATTTAGGTCTTACAACGCTTGGAGCCAATAAATCGTATTTGGAACTATCATTCACATCTGGTTCTTCCAATATCCATCCAGTAgcttcaaacattttttgatCTAAAGGATCACCAATCATTTTGCCTTCAATCAATGTTAACGAATGACACGATGCTAGACTAATTAACAAAGGCCCGTATTCGAGATCAGccaaatcaatgattgaactGCCAAATCGATTTAGcgttttatttattggaACAATCTCAGAGAAGCTAAGATCATCTTCTGTTAATGTTCCGGTCTTATCgaaacaaacacaattgATACAACCACTAATATTGATCGATCTTGGTGAAATACAAAATATTTCTGATTCACGTAAACGTGATTGAGCAAACACCACGCCAATGGTCATTGCAGCAGGCAAAGCTGGTGGTATGACAATGGTGATCAAATCCAGAGCCTTAATCACAATACTTTGCCAATTGACTCCACGTTGAGTTTTCAATACAACTGTATAGATGAAACCGATCAAGGCCATCATTGCCAGAAATCCAACAAATTTATGTATATGAcgatttaatttgaaatcaacTGGTTTTGGAAACATTATCGAACGAACTAGCTCTCCTTTGGCTGTTTGATAACCAATTCGGATGACAACAGCACGAACTTtgacattattataataacgTGTTTGAATCACTTTGGTTCCACAGAACAATGTATGTTTAGCATGTTCTTTAGCATTATAGCTCATTTGTAATGAAGTACTAGGCAATGGTGTCTTTGTTACTGGTACACTTTCACCTAAAGTAAAATTTAGTTAttaaaatcgaatcaataaaaaagaaagacTTACCCGTAAGCATTGATTCATTAACAATAACGTTTCCAGAAACAAGCACAGCATCACATTGCATTGTACAGCCAAATGAAGGTACTTCAATAATATCACCGGGAACAAGTTGTGTTGATTCAATCTTTTCATAAACATCATCTTTTGCTCTACAAACATTTACCGTATCGGTACCTTGAACGGTATCACgtaattgtttttgatttcttcGGGTCTGTATAACACTGGAAGTAAGTGAAAGCGCTGACATAACAACAATACAAGAAGCATAATAATAGTAACTATCACAAGTCCAAACAATCAAGCTGAATACTtggaaaatataaaatggtTCGAGTACTTCTTGAAACAATATTTGCATAACGGTTTGCACTGTCacttcaatttcattcaatccatAGATTTTCCTTctataaaattgatttttgattaatgtggttgattctttttttgatgctgaataagaaaaaaattcttacctttgtttttgttctgaAGCAGTTAGACCTTTTTGATTGTAAAAATATGTGCATTTAATATCTTTGTCAAGGCCACGTACTTTATAAAATTCTTTCGAATCATTATCCCAAACGTATCGaacttttttattctcaaaataaatgattgaatcaacatATTCAAATTGACCATTTGCTTTTGGTATTGCTGACCAACCGGTTGGATTCGAATTTCCAATTTGATGATACGACAATTGATCATTCATAATATGTACAACATTTTCGGTAAATTTTTGCATAAAATGGTCCTATATAATATATGATGGTAATTGATGATAGTGTGATTAACAAAATTGTATTACTTACAATTAGCAAAACTTTTTTAGCATTCTCCAATGAACATTTATTGTGCGTACAGAACAACATCCAATGAggtttccaatgaaaaataagCCGTAAAATTCCACAGGTTAAAATGATGGCTGCCCATGTAACGAAAGTTTTCAATGGATTAGGCGTAAAGCCATAGATTTCCtgtaaatatatataaaattcaatttttcaatttttgtttttatttcttctaATTCTTACCATCTGATCTTCATCTTCAGCATTTATATATCTTACTCCGGGTCGAATTGGAGGTGGATTTACTTTTTTCGATTTAAATGCATCTGTTTTAGAGGCATAATGTTTATTAGTagttttttcaacattattattcatgattgtggaaaaaaaaaccatacgatgaaatgaaaatcaaatcaaatcaaatgagttattattatgacatTTATTTTACGAAACAACCAACCAGCCAAATGAGAAATAAAATCACCGGTCtagcatcattattaattagATAGATGTTCCAGATGTTAACAGTTCTCAACCAGGGTCAATACACAAACACTCACACGACAGACtaattcacaaaaaaaaaatcaattctcCACTACTAAAAACAATCGtccaaacacaacaacatttgGCATTGAtttcccacacacacacacagttatCACAGTCATCAATTAGATTGagattgaatttaaattaaaaaataaaaaatgtacaggaagagaaaaatcatcataataataatagtgtgtgtgtgtgtttaggGGGGgcgaaacaaacaacaaatctaatcaaatcaatataatgataactAATAGTATGCtgattatatattgatgatgatgacaatgatactTTTTTTCAGTTGTTTACAGGTATccaattaatgaaaatgaaaatatatatagttCGTCCGTATATTTCAACTATGAATAGtaatatatttattcagatgaatgaataaagtatcaataaatcaacaaaaacaaaacacacagaGCTAAAGctgaaaaaatgacaaattgaattatcatcaggCATATTTGTATATGATACGTTTTGAAGATTgagaagagagagagagagacaaagagagaaaacaaaTCACATTTGCTaagtgattattatttagcAGGTGAAACTAATCTAAatctacaacaacagcaaactCATTTGTGattatgaattcaaaaaaaaaaagaaaacctaATTATTTGCTTTCTTTGGTCATggcgttttcatttttcatttttgtttcaaatgaaaaatctagataattttttttatagctTTTTGTGACCGGTAAAGagatcataaaaaaaataaaattgttgtaATGATCAATGTGtttaaaaattgacaatacACTTAATCACACATGTATTTTATATTGacaggaaaatttttttttctaaacaaTAATTAAAACTATGCAGAATGTTTACCTTTATTATCTCTATGATTATTTGTTCCTTTATTATTGAAGGTATTGTATAATTTTGGCTGAAGAAGTTCTCTTTCGtttggttgttgatgataatcttcaTCTGCTTCGAAAACACTCAtccgttcttttttttattattctatttTCTTGGTCGTAGGGTCAGTTCAGAACAGCAAAACTCTTTGAGCTTAGTGAATGAGGGTGGTaggtgtttgtttgtttgccagaaactcgatgatgatgatgatgaatatgggTTGTAATTTGAtgcaaatgaattgaaattatctttgattgaaacaaaaaaaaagaaagattagaaaaaaaaattttcaaatcaacaaacaaatacaaaatacCTGATCACACGaatagaaatgatgattgatgaaaatgaaaaaaaattgcacttgaatttaaattttttctttttttttgaagatagaaacgaaaaaaaaattgtcaacagTCACCAGGcgtcgtcgttgtcatcatttcGTTCGAATCAATATATCAAACTTTGGCTTAGTGGTTGATGGTTGATTTTGGATTGATTACGTGAATATAATAGGCCAATtagacagacaaacaaatacGACAACGAtaatctgtgtgtgtttgtgtcaataaataaatgatgatgaaaaaatagattaatattgtttttttttagaaaaaaaaacaaaactcaaAACAATTAACAAttactaatcatcatcatcatcatcgtcatcatcatcatcatcatttttgggTTGATAGACctcaacaagaaaaatttttacaacTTTCTATTTTGtacatgtttgtttgtgtatcaGGCAAACAATCTGATATTGcatagaaatgaaacaaatctattttttttttttttttgttgctgccGATGAAATCTATTTTTCTACCATCGAATATcgattttagaaaaaaaatggatcattttaaatatcaaaaattaaatacTTTGAACTTTAGCCTTTGGATCTTGTTGCTttcgattataataatgaaaaaatggtgcctttaacgatgatgattgattacattttaaaattagcaaaccagaaaaaaaaactttcaatgtgcgtgtgtcattttttttttttttttttttttgatgacgaagaattcaattttttttctctagaCACATACAgtatatcgttttttttaccggagcaacattgaattcaccagagagagagagagagagatatgGAGAAAAAACGTGAGCATATCATCTGTATGTATGTTGCATTCTTTTcttgatttcatttgaatttgaatttcataccatcatgatcataaaaaTTGTACTTGGTTGtcgtcacacacacacatacaatatgatgatgatgatgaaagcatggcaaaaaaaaagaaaaagaaattcacggacaaaaactaaaataccagaaagaagaaaagaaaaaaaaaacttacttgaattcaaacgaaataataacgatgatgatgatgatgatgatgacgataagaTTATGatttaattatcatcacacatcatatatatagagaaGAATATATATCgtaattaaaaacaaaaacgaaggCAATCATCGAAGGATGTGCCTGTATTAGGAtttaacgacaacaacaacaaccaaaacacATTTTAACATGGTGTGGTATTCGATATTCGAGTGTATGTTACATATACAtccacatacatacattcgGCAACgttgttgaatgtttttttttctcgtttccAATTCTTCTGCTTCTTTGTTGTTAGGTTGATGTGGTGGTTGtgtgacaaacaaacagaatatGGTGTTTttacacaacaaaaaaaaatttaagaactaaaaaaaaaaaaataaaatataaaaacatacgacaataacaaaatcaTGCTCTTTATACTCCGcaagtttatttatttatttttgttttttgttcaaaaaaaaaatacgatgTTTGATGTctctggtgtgtgtgtgtgtgtgtgtgtgtgtttgatattttcaataGACAAATCAAccacatcttttttttccagtttaTACATTGGCGCAGCGGCATTCAAAAGTTTTCCCGCATgctcagacacacacacacaacatacACTGAGTAGCTCATACTGAATAGTTATGTTTGTACTGAAAATAAGCAAGAATGGCCGGCTCACAATATTGGCTTCATTTTTATACCACTACCATGCATGCATGTGCATGTACACATACGGTATTTGTTCCagttatttttgttgaaaaaaagtagaTAGATTAATTTACATCGTATGAATTTGGTAATCAATGTGCGCGcgtaaatttaaattttttgttttttttttgtttgaaaattatacgaaaaaataaatgattattatatttattcatcaatgtttttaatgcataatatttgaaataaagCGATGAATTATAATTGGtgaataatttcattgtaaatgaaaatgttcgAGTGTcagtgtgtatgtgtgtgtgtatggtaaGTGGAATAAAATAGCAGATCGTAATTAGATTGTAAATtacaaaacataaaaaatgttcatcatttatctAAAGAACTAACACTGCTTGATGAACTATGTATTAGATCagaatattcatcaaattgtttttgtttttgtcgtaCATTCCAATGTAAACATTCGGCCAATGATTCAAACCAATCACTAATTTGATCTTCAGCACAGATTGAAGGCACCGGATAAATTGATGTTGTTACACGAACACTATCGCCGACTTTTATTTCTTGTCTATTACGACCATCGAATGATACCCATGCAGAATTTCGTGAATCAGGTGATACACAGATTTTTAGCTCAACACCGGCCGGTACAACAATTGGAcggaatgataatgaatgtggACAGATTGGTGTTATCATCATGGCCGGTACACTTGGATGAATCATCGAGGCACCAGCTGCAACAGCATATGCTGTACTGCCGGTTGGTGTTGATACAATTAATCCATCACCTTGAACAGTAGTGATACGTTTACCATCGATATATAAATCAACATTAGACAGATATGGTGATGGTCCACGATCAACGACCATTTCATTTAATActaaatgacaatgattttgTGGCTTAATCATATtgttcttattattattatcatcaccattattcaTGAAAATATTGTCGCTATCACGAACAATATTACATCGTAGACGACTACGTAATGTTAAAGCTGCATTTCCTATACATTGTACccataacaaaacaaaacaaaaaatgaaaataatgaccaTCAAAGATTCATATTCCAACCTTTAAGaacattattgatttgttgttgaaaatcatcaaattcgaatGGTGTAAGAAAACCTAATGAACCCATATGGAAAGCCATTACAGGTGGAACGCTTTCCtgtgtgttgaaaaaattaacaaattgaatgaatgaacgattGTCTTTATATTCATACCTGAAATAATGACGATGCATATAGTAGGGTACCGTCACCACCAAGACATACAATAAAATCTACTTTATCTGTAAGATCTTCGGTACCATCACGAAATGTTCGAACCTTATcttttattgataaaaataatggattATTTTTCAGATGAACATCTTCAAGTACACTGGTTTCAATGAAAACTGTCATATCTTTTTCCTATgttaacaaaaaatgaatgaataaatgaaacaaaaacaaacaaacaaacaaaaaaaaatctcaatacAAACCCAAATTAGCCATTGAACTAGATCTAAAAATGgtttaataatcaatgaatcgtgaattttttttatcactaAAACACTGGCTGGTGTTTTATGCCAAATTAAATGTTGGCTAGCAGGATCTTGAATCgtcctttttttccataacaaaaaaaaaatcaaataaaaatcaaaaactttTTACA of the Dermatophagoides farinae isolate YC_2012a chromosome 1, ASM2471394v1, whole genome shotgun sequence genome contains:
- the LOC124492356 gene encoding NAD kinase isoform X1, giving the protein MMNSEMKKSTRLHRLIRYQTQYSSDDDNFSGETTTNNSSSSSSSFIHKNMNLITINENDQLQQQKQSSTSKNEDEIDTIIAKTNAIKLARSKFRRTRSLNAPNQCCQFGPCGSIMRNPAMVMTIQDPASQHLIWHKTPASVLVIKKIHDSLIIKPFLDLVQWLIWEKDMTVFIETSVLEDVHLKNNPLFLSIKDKVRTFRDGTEDLTDKVDFIVCLGGDGTLLYASSLFQESVPPVMAFHMGSLGFLTPFEFDDFQQQINNVLKGNAALTLRSRLRCNIVRDSDNIFMNNGDDNNNKNNMIKPQNHCHLVLNEMVVDRGPSPYLSNVDLYIDGKRITTVQGDGLIVSTPTGSTAYAVAAGASMIHPSVPAMMITPICPHSLSFRPIVVPAGVELKICVSPDSRNSAWVSFDGRNRQEIKVGDSVRVTTSIYPVPSICAEDQISDWFESLAECLHWNVRQKQKQFDEYSDLIHSSSSSVSSLDK
- the LOC124492356 gene encoding NAD kinase isoform X3; the encoded protein is MRNPAMVMTIQDPASQHLIWHKTPASVLVIKKIHDSLIIKPFLDLVQWLIWEKDMTVFIETSVLEDVHLKNNPLFLSIKDKVRTFRDGTEDLTDKVDFIVCLGGDGTLLYASSLFQESVPPVMAFHMGSLGFLTPFEFDDFQQQINNVLKGNAALTLRSRLRCNIVRDSDNIFMNNGDDNNNKNNMIKPQNHCHLVLNEMVVDRGPSPYLSNVDLYIDGKRITTVQGDGLIVSTPTGSTAYAVAAGASMIHPSVPAMMITPICPHSLSFRPIVVPAGVELKICVSPDSRNSAWVSFDGRNRQEIKVGDSVRVTTSIYPVPSICAEDQISDWFESLAECLHWNVRQKQKQFDEYSDLIHSSSSSVSSLDK
- the LOC124492356 gene encoding NAD kinase isoform X2, whose amino-acid sequence is MTLEPNNSYHHHHHHHQKHQNQHYHYHRHHQQQQQISNGHCCSTINPVDYYYPLLPSSLIDSNSCEFDRTRSLNAPNQCCQFGPCGSIMRNPAMVMTIQDPASQHLIWHKTPASVLVIKKIHDSLIIKPFLDLVQWLIWEKDMTVFIETSVLEDVHLKNNPLFLSIKDKVRTFRDGTEDLTDKVDFIVCLGGDGTLLYASSLFQESVPPVMAFHMGSLGFLTPFEFDDFQQQINNVLKGNAALTLRSRLRCNIVRDSDNIFMNNGDDNNNKNNMIKPQNHCHLVLNEMVVDRGPSPYLSNVDLYIDGKRITTVQGDGLIVSTPTGSTAYAVAAGASMIHPSVPAMMITPICPHSLSFRPIVVPAGVELKICVSPDSRNSAWVSFDGRNRQEIKVGDSVRVTTSIYPVPSICAEDQISDWFESLAECLHWNVRQKQKQFDEYSDLIHSSSSSVSSLDK